The Coffea arabica cultivar ET-39 chromosome 6e, Coffea Arabica ET-39 HiFi, whole genome shotgun sequence genome contains the following window.
GAACTAAAACGAAATAAAGACAAGTTTAAAATTTTGTAAGCCTTTAAACTATTCAATTTTGCCCCTCAATtgtttcaaatatttcattttactATTCAATTGATcctcaaatttttttctaataCATGCAACAAAACACAACTCACAGGCACCAAAGGGCGGGAAGACCAatctattatatatatatatatatatatatatatatatatatatatatatatatatatatatatatagggttaattacatttacctcccttgagttttGACCAAATAACGAATCGATCCCTGAGATTTGGACAAATAACAAATTACTCTCCCACGCTAAGTTTGTCAGTTATATGGAACGGAAATAGCCTAAAGTCTAAACAATCCTTATTGATTTCCATCAATTTTTAAAGACATAAAAATAGTAATATGTACTTACCATTTTAGCCTTTAGGCGGGAAACAATATCACTTCAACCCCCATAATCCCAACAtcagtttcccataaagagctggtatgttatgggcaatttctttttcttttttttttaactttcacatatttaatttatgttaaatacaaaatatactagttttcctttgggcgctatttaaccaattttttccataaagagttggtacaaaacatactacaagaCCTGCTAGTTTtctataaagagctggtatgttatgcgctatttaaccaaattttcatatttaagactcaaattttcaaatacgttattttaattttcataaatttcAAATACATTATTTTAAAAAGAGCAACtttcaaatacgttattttaattttcgtaaatttgtttaaatatgaaaaattggttaaatagcgcattaaatacaaaacctgttagtttcccataaagagctggtatgttatgggcaatttctttcttttttttaactttcacatatttaatttaatttatgttaaatacaaaacatactagtttttcTTTGGgtgctatttaaccaatttttcccataaagagttggtatgtttcctataaagagttggtacaaaatatactacaaaacctgccagtttttcataaagagctggtatgttatgcgctatttaaccaatttttcatatttaagactcaaattttcaaatacattattttaattttcgtaaatttcaaatacgttattttaaAAAGCACAACTTTCAAAtacattattttaattttcgtaaatttgtttaaatatgaaaaattagttaaatagcgcattaaatacaaaacctgccAATTTCCTATAAAgaactggtatgttatgggtaattttttttttttttaactttcacatatttaatttatgttaaatacaaaacatactagttttcctttggacgctatttaaccaattttatCTTGAAGGTTTTATGCTCGTTAAACTTGGGGAAAAATGGGGGAagtctttttcttctctctttttgtaCAGATAAAGGTAAGCAAGTCAAACGTGATTGGGATGTACATGATAAAGAATTATAATCccaatattatatatatatatttttaatgaaaAGGATATTTTCGAAACTATAATTAATCTTGATGACAGCTGGATACAATAAAGGCAATTTCGTTATTCcgagttttctttttcctgatGTCAAGTAGAATCACTAACATCTCTTAACAGCAGGTGAGTAATTGTTCAATGTCTGGTTATTCAAAAGGATAGACTGTTATTTGTCCAAATTTCAGGGATCGATTCGTTATTTGATCAAACCTCAAgtgaggtaaatgtaattaacctatatatatatgttgctAGCCTTTTGGATGCTtcaaatccatcatcttgcttGCATGCCTTCTCTTTAAATTTGCTGGAGCGTAGTACTGGTCGCAGATTTTGTTGACTTGCTGATTGTTTTTCTGTCAGATTTAAAGCTGGTTTGACAAGCAAGCGAGAAATTTACACCTACTATCATACCATTTGAACGAAAAAGGGCATTGGGTCCGATTTGGCGTGGGGTTTTGCTTGTCCCGTCCcgtccgatatatatatatatatatatgttgctACCCTTTTGGATGCTCCGAATCCAtgatcttgttttttttttttttcgaagatATGTAATTAATTAGTTTAGAAACAATTAGGAGTTAACTCGATCtaaaaataatctaaaaaatCTTACAAAAAATTCATGTTTAATCAATTAATGATAGATAGACCTTAAATGTAAAATAAAGATCCTGCGATGTTTCGATGTGGGTTAGTGACACCCCACCCGACGGCCCGACCCCCTCCCCCCTCCTCCTTACCAATGATCCATGATCTTGCTTGCAGCCTGCTCTTTAGATTTGCTGGAGCGCAGTACTGGTCGCAGACTTGCTGATTGTTTCTCTGTCAGATTTAAAGCTAGTTTGACGTGTAAGCCGAGAAATTTGCACCCGCTATCATGGCATTTGACCGAAAAAAGGCATTGTGTCAGATTTGGCGTGGGGTTTTGCTTGTCATTCTTCCAGTTGGTTTCCTATCGTTCCTAGGCTTTGATTTTGGTTTGCCATTGTCCCCTTTGATGGTCAAAAGTCAGATACGAGCACTAGTTTAACGGAGATTTTTTTGCCCTATCAAGAAATACAAAGTTGGAACTGGTGTTCTTGGTGAGCTCGCCATATCTTTCCTTGGATTGGGGCCTTTTTTGGATGATCTAGTTGACAAGGTAATTgcccttttgatttttctgcTTTGTGTGTTTCTTGTCGCTCGAATTTATGTGCATCTCTTGTACTACATATAAGTAAAGGCAAATGACAAGTCCCCATTACAGTCCAGTTTTAGTGTAATTGAACAATTTCAAGCTCTATTTGGGCTTCCCCCGGTAACTAGTAATCCTTAAAAGCAGCAGTACAAATTAGACGACTTCATATTATATTAACCATATCAACTAATATGTATTAAATTGCCCAACTGAAAATTATATTAATTCTGCAGATACCATAATACAGTAGCTTCTATTGTACCAGTACTAACAACTCCATTCAAGTTCTTGGGAATCCAAGAAAccacaattaaaagaaaaaaggcaaCAAAGCAACAATGCTTATTAAATATGATTTATGATCAATCTAATCGCCATAAGCAGCGATACCGTCCATTATCCCTGCAACAGTCTCTTTAGACTCCCTCAGCAGCTTGATGCTTCTGTTCAATCTGCAACGTTTATCAGCAACAGATGGAGATTCCTCCAACATCCGCTCCACTCCACCCCCGTAAGGTCCCATCAAGTCGTTCACCATTTCAGCTTCCATGTCTTTGTTCACCAGATTTTGGATGCTGAAGAGTAAATGCAGAGCCATGCAATCAACCAACCTCCTCAGAACAATCTTCCAATAAGCAGTCATCCTCATTTTCAGATCAAAAGCTTGTCGTGCAACAAGCACATGATTTCTTAGATGCCCGATTTCAACCACACCAAAACCATCGATCTCCATGCTTGTTGGCTTCCATTGATCATTAATAAGTTCCATGAATGTGTCCTGGCTTTCCATCAGTTTATGACAGGTTGCAGAGTATTCAGGATCGCAGGTATAATCGGTGAGTTTCTCCATGTCTATAATCTGCAGTACCCAATCCACTGACTGCTCCGTTTTCTTGGAAACAAGATTTTGGGTAGCTCTTCTGATTGAAGATTGGAGTGGTGGGTAGTTGTCAGAGTGCTTCATCAAGACAGGGACCAGCACCCCTTGTAAATACTCCCAGAACTTGTTCACAAATTCAGCTGGTGTAGCAGAAATGGCCTTGACCCTTTTCTGCAGTAAAGCTAGAAAAGCAGCGCGAGGAAGGAAATTAGGTAAGCTTATACCTTTAGCTTCCTCCAGGATGCTAATCTCTTCCTCCAAGAAGTTCTGCTTCTGTTCGCTTTTGATAGAGATGGGCTGCAATTCGTCAGAGTACTCGCTCAGCATCGTTGCCAGTCTTGCAGTACaatgcatttctttttcatctggATACTCGTCGAATTCCCCTCTGACAAGTATTTTCCTCAGCGACTCTTTGGCTGAAGATATGATACGCATAAAAGCAGTCACCGCTTCAGGAACTGAGTTCAGCTTTTGTGGCAACTTGTTCAGCTCTGCTACACTTGCAGCTAGCTTGTCATTGATCTTCCTCACGATATCTGGCAagcattttgaaattatagttGCCTGAATTTGCACCAATTTCTGAGCTAAAACAGGGATGCCAACTATAGACTTGCTAATCTTGGACAGCTGCGGATGTGTTTGGAAAAGCATAGCTTCTTCAGCTCGAGCTTCCTCATATGATTCGTCGCCAATACGATTTCTCACGCAGACGTATCCAAGGCCAATGTTCACATCATCGGCTGTTACCTTCTCCATCAAGCCTTCAGGGGCCTTGTCTGCCTTGGTGACAACTGCTAGAGTTCTTTCGCCGGTTTTGTCCACTTTTTGGGACATCCGAATGGATTCGCAGGTCGAAAAATCGACACTAGCAGATAAAACGTTAAGTATTATGCTTTCTTCTGGTTTGATATACTCCATAATGATTGCTGAAATTTGCTCGTAGATGTCTTCAGGCTGCCCGTGAACTGGAACTCTAGTAATCCCAGGCAAATCCACCATAGTAAGATCAGGGACACCATCCTTTTTAACAGTCAAAGTCAGGGGAACATTTGATATCCCCTTACTTCTGCCAGCGATCTCGTCAGTTGCAACGCTGATGGCCTCAGCAATATGTTCCTCATCGGTTGAAACAACTCTTCCATTGAACTCTAAGCTCAGCTCCGGCTGGGGACTGGGATGACTTTGCAGCCTCATAACCAAGGGAACCCTCGTGCAAATCCCCTGTCCTCTGGGCAGGCTAATGCCTGCTAGCGACTCTAGAACACTAGACTTTCCTGAAGATTGATCTCCAACAACAACAATTGTTGGAAGCTGGATTCCTTCTTGCATGACTTTGAGGCTTCGCAGCCTGTCTACGCAGTCAAGCAATGGCCTAATGCGTTCATTGTAGGATGATACAATGGGGGCCTGGATTGCTAGTGGTTCTTGTTGATCATGATCAACTTCAAcgagggatttggtgatttcttcAGAAGCAAAATCGGAGCCATTGATTAGTGCACCCATGTTTCTTGTGGTTGTTGGTTTTCAGAATTTCGACTGTAATGTTGCAGGTGAAAAAGGTCGGAAAGTTTAGAGGGAAGGAAAGAGATGAAAGGAGCTAGGTCAGGTGATAGCAAATGGGGACTTGTGGCTGAATTTATAGGGATCCAATAATTACTGTACTGGTGTTTCCTTGTGGTGGAAACACGGCATTGGAGTCAATTGACTTCTTTGGAAATGACTTAAGAATTAATAATAGCTAGTTtgggaaatgaaaagaaaaggaaggtttTAAAGGGATAAAAAAGTTTTTCTATTGTTTGCGAGTTAAAATGAGAAGGTTGTTTGGGAGttaaaatgagaagaaaaagaaaagattaggAAAGATTCCACTGCCCTCcatcttttggaaaacttttcaTCCAATATTGGGCGGAAAGGGAAGGAATGGACAGAAGTTTAAGTAAATTTTTCAatatgaccaaattacccttaaAATCCTGATATAAAACATTTTAATACTGGATGAATTCCTCTCACATTTGTTTATAGAAAGGGcatatttataaaataatttgtttaagtatcttttcctttcttttgtattCAACttctaaataaaagaaaattactcactttttttttttcttttttaaaattccCAGATAACTTAGATAGAAACTTttgattctttcttttcttttctaacttatcatttctcttcttttcttttctattctaaactcccaaactaacTATAAGAGAATCCAAAGGTGAGGGAACGAGTTGGATCGTACAAAGGTGGGTAAACATGGCTGgcatggaaaaatgaaatatgACTTCAGAAGCTTGCCCTGCACGTTCGTCCCACGATCTAGGGGATGCAGATCCTCTGCGGTTGCATCTACAACCGCAGAAGACGGTTGTGAGCCGAGATCAATCCAtttgaactttggttgattgtgaccaataatttaaaattcaaataaattttaGATCAATGATCGAGATCAACCCAAGTTCGGATAGGTTGATCTCGATCATCCGATCTGCTAACCGTCCTCTGCGGTTGCATCGATAATTGCAGAGGATTCGGAACCCAATTCGATAATGTATAAAACCTTTTAAGAGGAAATTAATGGAGAGagaaaaaatgaagggaaaatcttTCAAATGCGACTAAGATTGATGTGAAGAATCCAAGGATGTAAGTATTAAGGAAAAAAACCATAATGCATAAAATTGAATTGTTTTCTATAAGATTgttatttcttgtattttatGATGAATCAACAAGATTTATGACtagtttttacattttttttttatttaggtCCTGTTTGAGGTTGCGATacttttagtttaaaaaaaatacttttaggTGCTAAAATACTTTTAAAATGTTTGGTGAGTATCATCCCATAAAAATAAGAGTTGAACTTTTTatgttaaaagtacttttaacaaaagatcaaatttggtacttttaaagtatcttttgtgatttaaaaaataaaacatcaaatttaatcattttaccCTATGTTATGAatcaaataaagagataaaacaatatatttaaaagcattcagttaataaatatttttattaaaagttCTGTTAGGAAAgtaattttcaataagttacCGCAATCCCAAATGGCCTTAAGTGTGTTCATCTAATTTGGTATTAGGGGCTTCCTATGGTATACGTATAGACATCTTTAAAGTGCCACATGTGGATATGAGTTAATTTATATACATGTCATTTTGTTAGTAGTTTCTTTGTATATCTCAGAATCATACTTTTATGTGTCTGTAACCCTTGTTTTTTGGGATATATATCCATAAATTAATGCAGCAACACTTTATGGccctcaaaaattttttttacagaatctgtaatttaccctttttgaactaCAAAATTCCCTTTTGGCATTATCCATACATTTCTTTCATGCTAAAAATATGTTTGGGAAGTTGATGCTACATAAATCATACGTTAGGAGAAGAATGAAGGGGCTCTTAAAAGATGTTCTTAATTCTTTACATTCTTCTTTCTTCATGAATCTTTTAAACTTTCACTTAAGATAAGTTAAATAAGTTAAAAAGAGTGGAAATTTCTTGTTGAATCGATCCAGCTCTAAGTTCCAAGTCTTCCCTTATTGTCATCTTCTTATTCTTTTTCACATATTGTCTTGTCACTTATAAAGTCGTCTTCCCAAGTCTACCCTTTATAGTCAGtcgtcttctttttcttttccacatTGTTTGCTTTTCAGCTCTTGTTAGTCATGCTTAATTGCTTATGAGAATTGTTACCTTAAGACTAGAGAGGAAGTGTCAAAAAATAAGGAAAGTAATAGGCAGCTTCATATCATGTGATTACGTTTTATGACTTAATACACCAAAAAGATTTCTTGTATTTTATGATGAATCAACAAGAGTTTTGTTTGGAtagtttgaaatattatttggaataattaccgtaacattttttgtgatttgatgtatgtgagataaaaagatggttgaaaatataaaaaggtgggttgggAAATATGTTTATtatgcaagcaaaatattatttggaataatattATTTACGACtagtttttacttttattttttttttcatttaagtCTGTTCACCTAATTTGGTATAGGGGCTTCCTATGGTATACGTATAGACATCTTTAATAATGTCACAATATAAAGTGAAACATGTGGATatgaatttatatatatatatatatatatatatatatatatatatatatatatatatatatatatataacacacATACTAGTAAATACTACACATGCTTTGCATGTGAATATAGTAATCAAAATTTACTAGTATTTTTGTAGCTACTAAAATTTGTTGATTATCTACTTCATAATAAACTTAtgtatatttttcaatttctttaacTAATTTTGGCTACAAACATTATTTAAATTTGAACTCTTTGACCTCAAGCTATTAGAACTTTTTTTGAGCTTTTATTgatttaaatttggattgaacTTTGATAACAATTGTTGACACTATCATGTTTTATCAAGGTTGTTGTGATTACCCttaaattataaaattgcacATTTTTATATAGTTCAAACTAATGTTATTAAGaaggaaatatatatatatgcacatatCAAGCATGGGAGAGGCAAATCTAATTTGAGTgctattaaaattttaaaaggggCATTAGAATACAACATGAATTGACTTGTTAGACTTTTAACATTCCGATTACTGTACTATGCATCTACTTTCCTTCATTCGATGCTTTTGCAAGCTTAGTAATCTGTCTAGATATGTCTTTTTCCTATTGAAAGTAAAATCTATGATGGACTTTCTAGTGAAATTATTTAGATTTTAACAACCAAGAAACTAAGATTTGGTTAAATTATTAAACACTTCCTGAATAGTATTTGCAATATCAATACTTATGATTACTGATTATTTAATTGTAGAATTAcaattagttaattatataaGAATATAATACATGATGGTATTTCTTATTTCTTTAGACTTAGGTTTTCTATAATTTTCATTTCGTATAAAACCTAAGTCTTTTTGATGAGTAGACGATTATTATTTATCATATTATATGAGTTGAATTAGTTAGCTTTTTGATGAAGTTCTTTAGTAGTATGAAGTGAgctgtattattttttttttaaatttttttgcaccattttttgAATTGTTTACATATATACATTTTGTAT
Protein-coding sequences here:
- the LOC113695227 gene encoding dynamin-related protein 4C-like, coding for MGALINGSDFASEEITKSLVEVDHDQQEPLAIQAPIVSSYNERIRPLLDCVDRLRSLKVMQEGIQLPTIVVVGDQSSGKSSVLESLAGISLPRGQGICTRVPLVMRLQSHPSPQPELSLEFNGRVVSTDEEHIAEAISVATDEIAGRSKGISNVPLTLTVKKDGVPDLTMVDLPGITRVPVHGQPEDIYEQISAIIMEYIKPEESIILNVLSASVDFSTCESIRMSQKVDKTGERTLAVVTKADKAPEGLMEKVTADDVNIGLGYVCVRNRIGDESYEEARAEEAMLFQTHPQLSKISKSIVGIPVLAQKLVQIQATIISKCLPDIVRKINDKLAASVAELNKLPQKLNSVPEAVTAFMRIISSAKESLRKILVRGEFDEYPDEKEMHCTARLATMLSEYSDELQPISIKSEQKQNFLEEEISILEEAKGISLPNFLPRAAFLALLQKRVKAISATPAEFVNKFWEYLQGVLVPVLMKHSDNYPPLQSSIRRATQNLVSKKTEQSVDWVLQIIDMEKLTDYTCDPEYSATCHKLMESQDTFMELINDQWKPTSMEIDGFGVVEIGHLRNHVLVARQAFDLKMRMTAYWKIVLRRLVDCMALHLLFSIQNLVNKDMEAEMVNDLMGPYGGGVERMLEESPSVADKRCRLNRSIKLLRESKETVAGIMDGIAAYGD